The Saccharomonospora cyanea NA-134 genome includes a region encoding these proteins:
- a CDS encoding GNAT family N-acetyltransferase: MRVFCVTERMVLRRFTAEDGDDLAALHGDPDVMRFVGNGRPVPAEVVRRRTLPSLVSDYDRLGGLGVFAAESSSDGAFLGWFEFRPSEADALDDVELGYRLHRRCWGRGLATEGAQALVRLGFTELGVHRVYATTMAVNHGSRRVLEKTGLRHVRTFHEDWPEPIPGSEHGDVEYELLRQDSRDWRG; the protein is encoded by the coding sequence ATGCGTGTCTTCTGCGTCACGGAACGCATGGTGCTTCGCCGCTTCACCGCCGAGGACGGCGACGACTTGGCCGCGCTGCACGGCGACCCGGACGTGATGCGCTTCGTCGGCAACGGCAGGCCCGTGCCCGCCGAGGTGGTGCGTCGCCGGACCCTGCCGTCGCTGGTGTCGGACTACGACCGGCTCGGCGGGCTGGGCGTGTTCGCCGCCGAGTCCTCCTCGGACGGGGCGTTCCTCGGCTGGTTCGAGTTCCGGCCTTCCGAGGCCGACGCGCTCGACGACGTGGAGCTCGGATACCGGCTGCACCGCCGGTGCTGGGGCCGGGGTCTGGCCACCGAGGGGGCACAGGCACTGGTCCGTCTCGGGTTCACCGAGCTCGGTGTGCACCGGGTGTACGCCACGACGATGGCGGTGAACCACGGCTCCCGCCGGGTGCTGGAGAAGACCGGACTGCGTCACGTGCGGACGTTCCACGAGGACTGGCCCGAGCCGATCCCCGGCTCCGAGCACGGCGACGTGGAGTACGAGCTGCTGAGGCAAGACAGCCGGGACTGGCGAGGCTGA
- a CDS encoding TIGR03560 family F420-dependent LLM class oxidoreductase gives MRISMALTDYSVPGGPAELARHLAGVARAAEDAGLDTVWVTDHLVQGDPADNPDEAMLEAYTTLGFLAAQTRTVRLGAMVTPVTYRQPSVLVKAVTTLDVLSGGRAWFGVGAGYHKAEAQTMGLPLPPVAERFDRLDELLRLALHMWSGDDTPFPGRYHRLDRAVCSPPPLSRPHPPILVGGMGEQRTLRLVARYADACNLFDIPDGGRTLRHKLETLAEHCRTQGRDVDDIEVTVSTRLEPGETPEAFTRRCQALRELGAEHVVVLADGLWTEQAVGVLADVVESLGRRR, from the coding sequence ATGCGTATCAGCATGGCGCTCACCGACTATTCGGTGCCTGGTGGGCCCGCCGAGCTGGCCCGGCACCTGGCCGGTGTGGCGCGAGCCGCGGAGGACGCGGGCCTCGACACGGTGTGGGTCACCGACCACCTGGTCCAGGGGGATCCCGCCGACAACCCGGACGAGGCCATGCTCGAGGCGTACACGACGCTGGGGTTTCTGGCCGCGCAGACCCGCACCGTCCGCCTCGGTGCCATGGTCACCCCCGTCACCTACCGGCAGCCCAGCGTGCTCGTGAAGGCCGTGACGACCCTCGACGTGCTGTCCGGAGGACGGGCGTGGTTCGGCGTCGGTGCCGGATACCACAAGGCGGAGGCACAGACGATGGGACTGCCGTTACCGCCCGTCGCCGAGCGGTTCGACCGGCTCGACGAACTGCTTCGGCTGGCTCTGCACATGTGGTCGGGCGACGACACGCCCTTCCCCGGCCGCTACCACCGGCTCGACCGCGCCGTGTGCAGCCCGCCGCCCCTGTCGCGGCCGCATCCGCCGATCCTCGTCGGCGGCATGGGAGAGCAGCGCACGCTGCGGCTGGTGGCCCGTTACGCGGACGCGTGCAACCTCTTCGACATCCCCGACGGCGGGCGGACACTGCGACACAAGCTGGAGACGCTGGCGGAGCACTGCAGGACCCAGGGCCGCGACGTCGACGACATCGAGGTCACGGTCAGTACCCGACTCGAACCGGGGGAGACCCCCGAGGCGTTCACGCGGCGATGCCAGGCGCTACGGGAACTGGGTGCCGAGCACGTCGTCGTGCTCGCGGACGGCCTGTGGACCGAGCAGGCCGTGGGCGTGCTCGCGGACGTGGTCGAGTCGCTGGGGAGGCGGCGATGA
- a CDS encoding MarR family winged helix-turn-helix transcriptional regulator, which yields MPVPPHGPPLGLRLARTAKAVSQAFDDALAEVGGSRPAWLILMSLKAGSGASQRHLADTIGIRGATLTQHLTNLEERGLLTRRRDPGNRRVHLVELTAEGEAAFRRMRDAAVAFDRRLHSGLDSEQTDKLEALLDRLRDNVTRDPAPADGRRGPDHDGYRRGANTPSAS from the coding sequence ATGCCGGTACCCCCACACGGCCCCCCGCTCGGACTGCGCCTCGCCCGCACGGCCAAGGCGGTGAGTCAGGCGTTCGACGACGCGCTCGCCGAGGTCGGAGGGTCGAGACCCGCGTGGCTCATCCTCATGTCACTGAAGGCGGGCTCGGGCGCCAGCCAGCGCCACCTCGCCGACACCATCGGCATCCGCGGAGCGACGCTCACCCAACACCTGACGAACCTGGAGGAACGTGGGCTGCTCACGCGGCGGCGCGACCCCGGGAACCGGCGGGTGCACCTCGTCGAACTCACGGCGGAGGGGGAAGCCGCCTTCCGACGGATGCGTGACGCCGCCGTGGCGTTCGACCGACGGCTGCACTCGGGCCTCGACTCGGAGCAGACGGACAAGCTGGAGGCGCTTCTCGATCGGTTGCGTGACAACGTCACCCGTGATCCGGCCCCCGCCGATGGCCGGCGGGGGCCGGATCACGACGGTTACCGGCGCGGGGCGAACACGCCCAGTGCGTCGTAG
- a CDS encoding alpha/beta hydrolase has protein sequence MSTELGEKESDDGTGSAPARRRRFGRVARGARPHWRGATSALLALTAALVAWNTADQLVPGVGGELAGQLAVNGVLAVAIAAVVTGLLFVTVGRRAALPWTYTATLLMSLVLLLTLGAGATRTGYFAAVGILVVGVSLLGGAVGGLLPHRGRRPLRSRDPRVIAFALAVLVVGGPAGWLVTAGQKPVTVVDDGEATHTLGRNPAAAGPHSVAELTYGSGHDRRPEYGADADLTTDSVDVSALVTGWNEDRHDLWGFDADAFPVNARVWYPQGDGPFPLVLLVHGNKSNATSSEDGFRYLGEQLASHGVIAASVDQNFLNTGVLDRSGGLRGVEQVRARMLRHHLTVWKAWTEQDGNPFTGKVDLDAVGLLGHSRGGEAVAAAAELLQNERVDGLRVRSVLALAPSDGQSTPDGQAVTLRDVNYLVLQGSHDADVVSFGGLNQYERVEFTGAEYRFAASLYIERANHGQFNSRWDRHDVGYGLPKLFLDDDALLPGEQQRRIAKLYATAYFTGTLGGETADLALFRDHRAAASWLPDTNYVSRFTDSTAVVADEESVRIDGAEEAVLSPLPLRSGPGEDVMHHVEWAAEQRPVVTAAAKARPGIDAVVFDAVATGESGTVTVRLTDATGEHAAVPLADVRPLHTAVPGQYLVAPWLHTLPVTEPVPQTHRVPVESMTRHNPAFSPEELTSVELVFDGEGGGSVFVGDIGVTGGRPA, from the coding sequence GCCGGGTAGCGCGGGGAGCACGCCCGCACTGGCGGGGCGCCACCTCTGCGCTGCTCGCGCTGACCGCGGCGCTCGTGGCGTGGAACACCGCTGACCAACTGGTACCGGGTGTCGGTGGCGAGCTGGCCGGTCAGCTCGCGGTGAACGGGGTACTGGCCGTGGCGATCGCGGCGGTCGTCACGGGCCTGCTCTTCGTGACGGTCGGACGACGAGCGGCTCTGCCCTGGACATACACGGCCACGTTGCTGATGAGCCTGGTGCTGCTACTGACACTGGGGGCGGGCGCGACTCGGACCGGGTACTTCGCCGCAGTGGGAATCCTCGTCGTCGGGGTCTCCCTGCTCGGCGGCGCCGTCGGCGGCCTGCTGCCCCACCGGGGCCGCCGACCATTGCGGAGCAGGGACCCGCGCGTCATCGCGTTCGCGCTCGCGGTGCTGGTGGTCGGTGGGCCCGCAGGGTGGCTCGTGACGGCAGGGCAGAAGCCGGTGACCGTGGTCGACGACGGCGAGGCGACACACACGCTCGGGCGGAACCCGGCGGCAGCGGGCCCGCACTCCGTCGCCGAACTCACCTACGGCAGCGGACACGACCGCCGCCCCGAGTACGGCGCCGACGCGGACCTGACCACCGACTCCGTCGACGTCTCCGCGCTCGTCACGGGATGGAACGAGGACCGGCACGACCTGTGGGGGTTCGACGCGGACGCCTTCCCGGTCAACGCCCGCGTGTGGTACCCGCAGGGCGACGGCCCGTTCCCGCTGGTACTGCTCGTGCACGGTAACAAGAGCAACGCCACCTCGTCGGAGGACGGATTCCGTTACCTCGGTGAGCAGCTCGCCAGCCACGGGGTGATCGCGGCGTCCGTGGACCAGAACTTCCTCAACACGGGCGTGCTCGACCGCAGCGGCGGACTGCGGGGCGTGGAGCAGGTCCGTGCCCGGATGCTGCGCCACCATCTGACCGTGTGGAAAGCGTGGACCGAGCAGGACGGTAATCCGTTCACGGGCAAGGTGGACCTCGACGCCGTCGGGCTACTCGGGCACTCCCGTGGTGGTGAGGCCGTCGCCGCGGCCGCCGAACTGCTGCAGAACGAGCGAGTGGACGGTCTGCGGGTGCGGTCGGTACTCGCCCTCGCGCCGTCCGACGGCCAGTCCACTCCGGACGGGCAGGCCGTGACGTTGCGTGACGTGAACTACCTCGTGCTCCAAGGCTCCCACGACGCCGACGTGGTCAGCTTCGGTGGCCTGAACCAGTACGAGAGGGTCGAGTTCACCGGCGCCGAGTACCGCTTCGCCGCCTCGTTGTACATCGAGCGCGCCAACCACGGTCAGTTCAACAGTCGCTGGGACCGGCACGACGTCGGGTACGGGCTGCCGAAGCTGTTCCTCGACGACGACGCACTCCTGCCGGGCGAACAACAGCGCCGCATCGCGAAACTCTACGCCACCGCCTACTTCACGGGCACACTCGGCGGCGAGACCGCCGACCTCGCGCTCTTCCGTGACCATCGTGCGGCCGCGTCGTGGTTGCCCGACACCAACTATGTCAGCCGATTCACCGACTCCACCGCCGTCGTGGCTGACGAGGAGTCGGTGCGGATCGACGGGGCCGAGGAAGCCGTCCTGTCCCCGTTGCCACTACGGTCGGGGCCCGGTGAGGACGTCATGCACCACGTGGAATGGGCCGCCGAGCAGCGCCCTGTGGTCACCGCTGCGGCGAAGGCACGACCGGGAATCGACGCGGTCGTCTTCGACGCCGTCGCCACCGGCGAGTCCGGCACCGTCACGGTGCGGCTCACCGACGCGACCGGGGAACACGCCGCCGTGCCGCTGGCCGACGTGCGGCCACTGCACACCGCAGTACCGGGACAGTACCTCGTTGCCCCATGGCTGCACACGCTGCCGGTGACCGAACCCGTGCCGCAGACCCACCGCGTTCCCGTGGAGAGCATGACGAGGCACAACCCGGCGTTCTCCCCCGAGGAGTTGACCTCCGTGGAACTCGTGTTCGACGGCGAAGGAGGCGGATCGGTGTTCGTCGGTGACATCGGTGTGACCGGCGGGCGGCCCGCGTAG